The proteins below come from a single Staphylococcus sp. MI 10-1553 genomic window:
- the ftsY gene encoding signal recognition particle-docking protein FtsY, with translation MSFFKRLKDKFAKPDKEQQLEQDLQQDAVEHQEPELAQQAAPGETVHQDNDLTSVEDEFDDGLMSIEEFEELESQKIGAKFREGLEKSRENFQNQLNNLLAHYRKVDEDFFEALEEMLIQADVGFNTVMELVDELRMEAKRRNITETEDLREAIVEKIVEIYQQDDEKSEEMNIEDGRLNVILMVGVNGVGKTTTIGKLAYRYQAQGKKVMLAAGDTFRAGAIEQLEVWGQRVGVDVIRQGEGSDPAAVMYDAINAAKNKGVDILICDTAGRLQNKQNLMNELEKVKRVISRSVPDAPHEVLLALDATTGQNALAQAKAFKEVTDVTGIVLTKLDGTAKGGIVLAIRNELHIPVKYVGLGEKLDDLQPFNAESYVYGLFADMIEQNVPEAEENQPENEG, from the coding sequence ATGAGCTTTTTTAAACGATTAAAGGATAAATTTGCGAAACCTGATAAAGAACAACAACTAGAACAAGATTTACAACAAGATGCCGTTGAACACCAGGAGCCTGAACTAGCACAACAAGCAGCGCCGGGCGAAACAGTGCATCAAGACAATGATCTCACATCTGTAGAAGATGAATTTGATGACGGCTTAATGTCGATTGAAGAATTTGAAGAGCTCGAATCACAAAAAATCGGTGCGAAATTCCGTGAAGGTCTTGAAAAATCTCGCGAAAACTTTCAAAATCAACTAAACAATTTATTAGCCCATTACCGTAAAGTGGATGAAGATTTCTTTGAAGCATTAGAGGAAATGTTAATTCAAGCTGACGTCGGTTTCAACACAGTGATGGAACTTGTGGATGAATTACGTATGGAAGCGAAACGCCGTAATATTACTGAAACAGAAGATTTACGTGAAGCGATTGTTGAAAAAATTGTAGAAATATATCAACAAGACGATGAAAAATCAGAAGAGATGAATATTGAAGATGGCCGCTTGAATGTCATTTTAATGGTCGGCGTTAACGGTGTAGGTAAAACGACGACAATCGGTAAACTCGCGTACCGTTATCAAGCACAAGGTAAAAAAGTGATGTTAGCTGCAGGAGATACATTCCGTGCAGGTGCAATCGAACAACTTGAAGTTTGGGGACAACGTGTAGGTGTCGATGTCATTCGCCAAGGTGAAGGATCTGACCCAGCTGCTGTCATGTATGATGCGATTAACGCTGCGAAAAATAAAGGCGTTGACATTTTAATTTGTGATACAGCGGGTCGTTTACAAAACAAGCAAAACTTAATGAATGAACTTGAAAAAGTGAAACGTGTCATTAGCCGTTCAGTTCCAGATGCACCTCACGAAGTGTTACTCGCACTCGACGCAACAACAGGACAAAATGCATTGGCACAAGCGAAAGCATTTAAAGAAGTGACAGACGTGACAGGTATCGTCTTAACGAAACTTGATGGAACAGCTAAAGGTGGTATCGTCCTTGCCATCCGAAACGAATTGCACATTCCAGTGAAATATGTTGGCTTAGGTGAAAAACTGGATGATTTACAACCGTTCAACGCAGAAAGTTATGTTTACGGCTTATTTGCAGATATGATTGAACAAAATGTACCAGAAGCAGAGGAAAATCAACCGGAAAACGAGGGATAG
- a CDS encoding putative DNA-binding protein has product MHHDDDLIKTVRMNYLFDFYQSLLTEKQRNYLRLFYLEDYALSEIAETFEVSRQAVYDNIRRTGDLVEDYEQKLGLYRRFTRRQEIFQQIRDHIHEPEHIQQYIQELEELE; this is encoded by the coding sequence ATGCACCATGACGATGATTTAATTAAAACGGTCCGAATGAATTATCTCTTTGACTTTTATCAGTCATTACTCACCGAAAAACAGCGCAACTATTTACGACTCTTTTACTTAGAAGACTATGCGCTTAGTGAAATTGCAGAGACATTTGAAGTGAGTCGTCAAGCAGTGTATGATAACATAAGAAGAACTGGCGATTTAGTGGAAGATTACGAACAAAAATTAGGGCTCTATCGCCGTTTTACCCGTAGACAAGAGATTTTTCAACAAATACGAGACCATATTCATGAACCAGAACACATTCAACAATATATCCAAGAACTTGAAGAACTAGAATAA
- the ffh gene encoding signal recognition particle protein: MAFEGLSDRLQATMQKIKGKGKVTEADIKAMMREVRLALLEADVNFKVVKNFVKTVSERALGSDVMKSLTPGQQVIKIVQEELTTLMGGDNTSITMSKKPPTVVMMVGLQGAGKTTTAGKLALLMRKKYNKKPLLVAGDIYRPAAINQLQTVGKQIDIPVYSEGDQVPPQQIVQNALQHAKDEHLDFVIIDTAGRLHIDEALMNELQEVKEISKPNEIMLVVDAMTGQDAVNVAESFDQQLDVTGVTLTKLDGDTRGGAALSIRAVTDKPIKFIGMSEKLDGLELFHPERMASRILGMGDVLSLIEKAQQDVDEEKARDLEKKMRTSSFTLEDFLEQLDQVKNLGPLDDIMKMIPGMNKMKGLDKLNMSDKQIDHIKAIIQSMTPEERENPDKLNVSRKRRIAAGSGRTLQEVNRLLKQFNDMKKMMKQFTGGGKGKKGKQAQLQNMLKGMNLPF; the protein is encoded by the coding sequence ATGGCTTTTGAAGGATTATCCGATCGACTGCAGGCAACGATGCAGAAAATAAAAGGTAAAGGTAAAGTGACTGAAGCTGATATCAAAGCAATGATGCGTGAAGTACGTCTTGCTTTACTCGAAGCGGACGTTAACTTTAAAGTCGTTAAAAACTTTGTCAAAACAGTTTCAGAACGTGCATTAGGTTCTGATGTGATGAAGTCATTGACACCTGGACAACAAGTCATCAAAATCGTACAAGAAGAACTGACAACATTAATGGGTGGGGACAACACGTCGATTACAATGTCTAAAAAACCACCAACTGTTGTCATGATGGTCGGCTTACAAGGTGCCGGTAAAACGACAACAGCAGGGAAACTTGCCTTATTAATGCGCAAAAAGTATAACAAAAAGCCGTTACTTGTAGCCGGCGACATTTACCGTCCAGCAGCGATTAACCAATTGCAAACGGTAGGGAAACAAATCGACATTCCTGTATATAGCGAAGGCGATCAAGTCCCACCTCAACAAATCGTCCAAAATGCGTTACAACATGCAAAAGATGAACATTTAGATTTCGTGATTATTGATACAGCCGGTCGTTTACACATTGACGAAGCATTGATGAACGAATTACAAGAAGTAAAAGAAATTTCTAAACCTAATGAAATCATGCTCGTTGTCGATGCGATGACAGGTCAAGATGCGGTTAACGTCGCAGAATCATTTGACCAACAGCTCGATGTAACTGGGGTGACATTGACGAAATTAGATGGGGATACACGTGGGGGTGCTGCACTTTCTATCCGCGCAGTCACAGACAAACCTATTAAATTTATCGGGATGAGCGAGAAGCTAGATGGACTAGAGTTATTCCATCCTGAACGTATGGCGTCACGTATTTTAGGCATGGGCGATGTGTTAAGCCTGATTGAAAAAGCACAACAAGATGTCGATGAAGAAAAAGCAAGAGATTTAGAGAAAAAAATGCGTACGTCTTCATTTACATTAGAAGATTTTTTAGAACAACTCGATCAAGTGAAAAATCTTGGACCACTGGATGACATTATGAAAATGATTCCAGGTATGAACAAGATGAAAGGGCTCGACAAACTGAATATGAGCGATAAACAAATCGATCATATTAAGGCAATCATTCAGTCCATGACACCTGAAGAACGTGAAAACCCAGATAAATTGAATGTTTCAAGAAAGCGTCGTATTGCCGCAGGTTCAGGGCGTACATTGCAAGAAGTGAACCGTTTATTGAAGCAGTTTAATGACATGAAGAAAATGATGAAGCAGTTTACAGGCGGCGGTAAAGGTAAAAAAGGGAAGCAAGCGCAATTGCAAAATATGTTAAAAGGTATGAATTTGCCATTTTAA
- a CDS encoding restriction endonuclease, translating into MIKEGESLSDYLKALPKDFIRKEKNLKEEELKTLSELLNVIETTTDKSGKALEKFVSQLFEYLNLHYIYLNKRTSTNEIDLFLKTNDVSRTYYNNTLPILSEDFIVECKQYHQKVKVTWVNKFYSLLRFGNYKLGIIFSVEPLTGKNDWDSSKGVCSKVALKDNIYIINLHLEDMKNIVDGYNVIDIIDEKYTKLKDNIAIDLIPHPHQKYLNP; encoded by the coding sequence ATGATTAAAGAAGGGGAAAGTCTAAGTGATTACTTGAAAGCGTTACCTAAAGATTTTATTCGTAAAGAGAAAAATTTAAAAGAAGAAGAGTTAAAAACACTTAGTGAATTGCTAAATGTAATTGAAACTACAACTGATAAATCTGGAAAAGCATTAGAAAAATTTGTGTCGCAACTTTTCGAGTATTTGAATTTACACTATATATATCTTAATAAAAGGACTAGTACCAATGAAATAGATTTATTTTTAAAAACTAATGATGTTTCAAGAACTTATTACAATAATACATTGCCAATATTATCAGAAGATTTTATTGTAGAATGTAAACAGTATCACCAAAAGGTTAAAGTAACTTGGGTTAATAAATTTTATTCTTTGTTAAGGTTTGGGAACTATAAATTAGGTATTATTTTTAGTGTAGAACCACTTACAGGCAAAAATGACTGGGATAGTTCTAAAGGTGTATGTAGCAAAGTGGCTCTAAAAGATAATATTTATATTATAAACTTACATTTGGAAGACATGAAAAATATTGTAGATGGGTATAATGTTATCGATATTATTGATGAAAAATATACTAAGCTAAAAGACAATATAGCTATTGATTTAATACCACATCCTCACCAAAAATATTTAAATCCGTAG
- a CDS encoding type I restriction endonuclease subunit R — protein MVYQSEYALEKEMMAQLKSNGYEIVTIRDEQQLLDNFRQILNERHEDKLEGKPLSDKEFQRLLTMINGKGIFESARILRDKLPLKRDDESEVYLSFLDTRHWCKNTFQITNQVSVQDTYKARYDVTILINGLPLVQIELKRRGIDINEAFNQVMRYRKQNYTGLFRYIQLFIISNGIETRYMSNNDGEILKSHMFYWSDKENHRINTLGDFTDTFLRPCHLAKMISRYMILNETDHVLMAMRPYQVHAVEALIHQATETNSNGYIWHTTGSGKTLTSFKASQVLSEQENIKKVIFLVDRKDLDSQTEEEFNKFSKGSVDKTNNTSQLVKQLNDKSLPLIVTTIQKMSKAVANNAQALDQYKTDKVVFIIDECHRSQFGDMHRIVRQHFNNAQYFGFTGTPRFEENKSIDGRSTADIFGRNLHSYLIKNAIHDGNVLGFSVDYINTIKAQNMRTDSEDMVEGINKDEVWLSDKRIELIVRHITDNHDKYTRNRQYSAILTVQSIPALIKYYEAFKNVGNKYNHPLKVAGIYTYAANEKQKEGQVDDVHSRDKLESIMQDYNAHFGTNFTTDTFQEYFNHVSKNVKKGVKDNKIDVLIVVNMFLTGFDSKVLNTLYVDKNLKYHDLIQAYSRTNRVEKETKPFGKIVNYRNLKRNTDKALKLFSQTDDTDRVLMKSYEAYKAEFIEALAALKAIAPTPQAMDEVFDEEGKKAFVEAFRLVSKLVLRLKAFEEFEFTVENVGMDGQEFEDYKSKYYAIYDEVKSKRGNVEQVSILDDIDFEIEILRNDLINVSYIMHLIRQIDLKDTGEQQRNREQIRRILDNADDPVLRLKRDLIREFIDEVVPQLTEDDNIDEAYILFENAKREAEFNQFAHQQAVDEDILKSMTGEFEYSGIVNQADLKDLVSDKKLREKRQTKKAIISFIEEVTEKYSS, from the coding sequence ATGGTTTACCAAAGTGAATACGCGTTAGAAAAAGAAATGATGGCACAATTAAAATCCAATGGCTATGAAATTGTAACCATTCGAGATGAACAGCAGTTATTGGATAATTTTCGTCAAATTTTAAACGAACGTCATGAAGATAAATTAGAAGGCAAACCGCTGTCAGATAAAGAGTTCCAACGCTTATTAACGATGATCAATGGTAAAGGTATTTTTGAAAGTGCGCGTATTTTACGTGATAAATTACCGTTAAAGCGTGATGATGAGTCTGAGGTGTATTTGTCATTTTTAGATACGCGCCACTGGTGTAAAAATACGTTTCAGATTACGAATCAAGTGTCAGTACAAGATACATATAAAGCGAGATATGATGTGACGATTTTGATTAATGGGTTGCCGCTCGTACAAATTGAGTTGAAGCGACGTGGTATTGATATCAACGAAGCGTTTAACCAAGTGATGCGTTATCGAAAACAAAATTACACAGGTTTGTTCCGTTATATTCAACTTTTTATTATTAGTAACGGTATTGAAACACGCTATATGTCGAATAATGATGGCGAAATTTTAAAAAGTCATATGTTTTATTGGAGTGACAAAGAAAATCACCGTATCAATACGTTAGGTGACTTTACGGATACATTTTTAAGACCGTGTCATTTAGCTAAAATGATTTCACGCTATATGATTTTAAATGAAACGGATCATGTTTTAATGGCGATGCGTCCCTACCAAGTGCATGCTGTGGAAGCTTTGATCCATCAAGCGACTGAAACGAATAGTAATGGTTATATTTGGCATACGACAGGGAGTGGTAAAACGTTAACTTCCTTTAAAGCGAGTCAAGTCCTGTCAGAACAAGAAAATATTAAAAAAGTGATTTTCCTTGTTGACCGAAAAGACTTAGATAGCCAAACTGAAGAAGAGTTTAATAAGTTTTCTAAAGGTTCGGTGGATAAAACGAACAATACGTCCCAGCTTGTGAAACAGTTGAATGATAAAAGTTTGCCGCTCATTGTGACGACGATTCAAAAGATGTCTAAAGCGGTAGCTAATAATGCGCAGGCGTTAGATCAATATAAGACGGATAAAGTCGTGTTTATTATAGATGAGTGTCACCGCAGTCAATTTGGCGACATGCATCGAATTGTGCGTCAACATTTTAACAATGCGCAATATTTTGGTTTTACAGGAACGCCACGTTTTGAAGAAAATAAAAGTATCGATGGTCGGAGTACGGCAGACATTTTTGGTAGAAACTTGCATTCTTATTTAATCAAAAATGCGATTCACGATGGTAATGTTTTAGGCTTTTCTGTCGATTACATTAATACGATTAAAGCGCAAAATATGAGAACAGATTCTGAAGATATGGTCGAAGGTATTAATAAAGATGAAGTGTGGTTGTCGGATAAGCGAATTGAATTAATCGTGCGCCATATTACAGATAATCACGATAAATATACGAGAAATAGACAGTATTCGGCTATTTTAACAGTACAAAGTATTCCAGCACTCATAAAATATTACGAAGCTTTTAAAAACGTTGGCAATAAATATAATCATCCATTAAAAGTTGCTGGTATTTATACGTACGCGGCCAATGAAAAGCAAAAAGAAGGGCAAGTGGATGACGTTCATTCAAGAGATAAATTAGAAAGTATCATGCAAGATTACAATGCGCACTTTGGGACAAACTTTACGACTGATACGTTCCAGGAATATTTTAATCACGTCTCGAAAAATGTGAAAAAAGGCGTAAAGGATAATAAAATTGACGTGCTTATCGTCGTGAATATGTTTTTAACGGGATTTGACAGTAAAGTATTGAACACGCTTTACGTCGATAAAAACTTGAAATATCATGATCTCATCCAAGCATACTCTCGTACGAACCGTGTTGAGAAAGAGACGAAGCCATTCGGCAAAATTGTGAATTACCGCAACTTAAAACGCAATACGGATAAAGCATTAAAACTGTTCTCGCAAACGGATGATACAGATCGTGTGCTCATGAAAAGTTATGAAGCATACAAAGCAGAATTTATCGAAGCGTTGGCAGCGTTAAAAGCCATTGCGCCAACACCTCAAGCGATGGATGAAGTGTTTGATGAAGAAGGAAAAAAGGCGTTTGTCGAAGCATTCCGTCTCGTATCAAAACTTGTGCTACGACTTAAAGCATTTGAAGAGTTCGAGTTTACAGTCGAAAATGTTGGCATGGATGGCCAAGAGTTTGAAGATTATAAGAGTAAATACTATGCCATTTATGATGAAGTGAAGTCCAAACGAGGCAATGTGGAACAAGTGTCTATTTTGGATGACATCGATTTTGAAATTGAAATTTTACGTAATGATCTGATTAATGTGTCTTATATTATGCATCTCATTCGTCAAATCGACTTGAAAGATACCGGCGAACAACAACGTAACCGTGAACAGATTCGACGTATTTTAGACAATGCGGACGACCCGGTATTACGTCTGAAGCGGGACTTAATTCGGGAATTTATTGATGAAGTGGTTCCTCAGTTAACAGAAGATGACAACATAGATGAAGCGTATATTTTATTTGAAAATGCGAAACGAGAAGCAGAATTTAATCAATTTGCACATCAACAAGCGGTCGACGAAGACATTTTGAAATCAATGACAGGCGAATTTGAATATAGTGGTATCGTGAACCAAGCGGACCTAAAAGATTTAGTCAGTGATAAAAAGTTGAGAGAAAAGCGTCAAACGAAAAAGGCAATTATTTCATTTATTGAAGAAGTCACAGAAAAATATAGTAGCTAG
- a CDS encoding type I restriction-modification system subunit M, translating to MSITEKQRQQQAELHKKLWSIANDLRGNMDASEFRNYILGLIFYRFLSEKTEAEVADALSGEDKTYEEAWADPEYREDLKGELLDTVGYYIEPQDLFSTMVKEIENQRFDIEHLAKAIRKVETSTLGQDSEEDFIGLFSDMDLSSTRLGNTVKDRTALLSKVMVNLADLPFVHSDMEIDMLGDAYEYLIGRFAASAGKKAGEFYTPQQVSKILAQIVTLGKDKLRNVYDPTCGSGSLLLRVGKETKVYRYNGQERNNTTYNLARMNMLLHDVRYENFDIQNDDTLENPAFLGEKFDAVVANPPYSAKWSADSKFNDDDRFSGYGKLAPKSKADFAFIQHMVHYLDDEGTMAVVLPHGVLFRGAAEGVIRQYLIEEKNYLDAVIGLPANIFYGTSIPTCILVFKKCRKSDHDVLFIDASNAFEKGKNQNHLNDEHVEKIIDTYKNRATIDKYSYAATLQEIEDNDYNLNIPRYVDTFEEEAPIDLDQIQQDIVNIDNEIAQVEQEINSYLKELGVLKHDSSK from the coding sequence ATGTCAATTACTGAAAAACAGCGTCAACAACAAGCGGAATTACATAAAAAATTGTGGTCTATCGCGAATGACTTAAGAGGGAACATGGATGCGAGCGAGTTCCGTAATTATATTTTAGGGCTCATTTTTTATCGTTTCTTATCCGAAAAAACAGAGGCGGAAGTGGCGGATGCGTTATCAGGCGAAGATAAAACATACGAAGAAGCTTGGGCAGATCCAGAATATCGAGAAGACTTAAAAGGTGAATTATTAGATACAGTCGGCTACTACATCGAACCACAAGATTTGTTTAGCACAATGGTGAAGGAAATTGAAAATCAACGTTTTGATATCGAACATTTAGCGAAAGCCATTCGCAAAGTCGAAACGTCAACGCTTGGTCAAGACAGCGAAGAAGACTTTATCGGGCTATTTAGTGATATGGATTTAAGTTCGACGCGCCTTGGTAATACAGTGAAAGATCGTACGGCGTTATTAAGCAAGGTGATGGTGAACTTAGCGGACTTGCCATTTGTACATAGCGACATGGAAATTGACATGTTAGGCGACGCATACGAATATTTAATCGGACGTTTCGCGGCGAGTGCAGGTAAAAAAGCAGGCGAATTCTATACGCCACAACAAGTATCGAAAATTTTAGCGCAAATCGTCACATTAGGAAAAGATAAGTTACGCAACGTGTACGACCCGACATGCGGTTCAGGTTCCTTACTGCTTCGTGTCGGTAAAGAAACGAAAGTGTACCGTTATAATGGACAAGAACGTAACAACACAACGTACAACTTAGCACGCATGAATATGTTGTTGCATGACGTCCGTTATGAAAACTTTGACATTCAAAATGACGATACACTTGAAAATCCAGCCTTTTTAGGTGAGAAATTCGACGCCGTGGTAGCCAATCCCCCATACAGTGCGAAATGGTCAGCCGACAGTAAATTCAATGACGATGACCGTTTCAGTGGTTACGGCAAACTTGCGCCGAAATCAAAAGCCGACTTCGCTTTTATCCAACATATGGTGCACTATTTAGATGATGAAGGAACGATGGCAGTCGTATTACCACATGGCGTCCTGTTCCGTGGTGCAGCAGAGGGTGTCATTCGACAATATCTTATTGAAGAGAAAAATTATTTAGACGCGGTTATTGGCTTACCGGCAAATATTTTCTATGGCACAAGCATTCCGACGTGTATTTTAGTGTTCAAAAAATGTCGTAAATCAGACCACGACGTGTTATTCATCGACGCATCTAACGCATTCGAAAAAGGTAAAAATCAAAACCACTTAAACGACGAACACGTTGAAAAAATCATCGACACATACAAAAACAGAGCAACCATCGATAAATACAGCTATGCCGCAACATTACAAGAAATTGAAGACAATGACTACAACCTCAATATTCCGAGATATGTCGACACTTTTGAAGAGGAAGCACCCATCGACCTCGACCAAATTCAACAAGACATCGTGAATATCGACAATGAAATCGCGCAAGTCGAACAAGAAATTAACAGCTATTTGAAAGAACTGGGAGTGTTGAAGCATGACTCATCCAAATAA
- a CDS encoding restriction endonuclease subunit S → MTHPNKNVPELRFPEFEGEWEENRLETLVNFSKGKLLGKKDLSEDGSYPCILYGELYTKYGAIINTIQSRTNVNPNKLKKAGNNQVLIPSSGETVEDIATASAINVNDDVYIGGDLNILTPKKDDGRFISLSLNSVNKWNVSRFAQGKTVVHLYNSDLKNLKINIPVQFEEQQKTGDFFSKLDHQIELEEQKLALLEEQKEGYMQKIFSQELRFKDDNGNDYPEWAIKSFQFFMNKPKELEKGMNLNKNQLLTVKLNVNGVSNANTNRALKMGATVYYKRFASQFIYGKQNFFNGAFSIIPNEFNGFYSSGDVPALDIDYSKINADYFINYISRKNYYERMESFSSGTGSKRIHEDTLLSFKIKLPVLVEQQKIGEFFNKLDQQIEVQCKKIGLLKQRKHGLLQKMFV, encoded by the coding sequence ATGACTCATCCAAATAAAAATGTGCCGGAGTTAAGATTTCCTGAGTTTGAAGGTGAGTGGGAAGAGAATAGACTAGAGACACTTGTAAATTTTAGTAAAGGAAAATTATTAGGTAAGAAAGATTTAAGTGAAGATGGGAGCTATCCGTGCATTCTTTATGGAGAACTGTATACAAAATATGGAGCGATTATTAATACTATTCAAAGTAGAACAAATGTAAATCCAAATAAGTTGAAAAAAGCTGGAAATAACCAGGTTTTAATTCCATCTTCTGGAGAAACAGTAGAGGATATTGCTACGGCATCAGCCATAAATGTAAATGATGATGTTTATATCGGTGGAGATTTAAATATTCTAACTCCTAAAAAAGATGATGGTAGATTCATTTCTTTGTCTTTAAACAGTGTGAACAAATGGAATGTATCTAGATTTGCACAAGGTAAAACAGTGGTTCACCTTTATAATAGTGATTTAAAGAATTTGAAAATTAATATACCTGTTCAATTTGAAGAACAACAAAAAACAGGTGATTTCTTCAGTAAACTCGACCATCAAATTGAATTAGAAGAACAAAAATTAGCCTTGTTGGAAGAACAGAAAGAAGGTTATATGCAAAAGATTTTCTCTCAAGAACTTCGATTTAAAGATGACAATGGAAATGACTATCCGGAGTGGGCTATAAAAAGTTTTCAATTCTTTATGAATAAACCAAAAGAATTAGAAAAAGGAATGAATTTGAATAAAAACCAACTTCTTACTGTTAAATTAAATGTCAATGGAGTTAGTAATGCTAATACTAATAGAGCTCTTAAGATGGGGGCGACTGTTTATTATAAAAGATTTGCTTCTCAGTTTATTTACGGTAAACAGAACTTTTTTAATGGTGCATTTAGTATCATACCAAATGAATTTAATGGATTTTATTCATCAGGGGATGTTCCAGCTTTAGACATTGATTATTCAAAAATCAACGCCGATTATTTTATAAACTATATTTCAAGAAAAAATTATTATGAAAGAATGGAGTCTTTTTCATCTGGTACAGGTAGCAAACGAATTCATGAAGACACATTGTTAAGTTTCAAAATTAAATTACCTGTATTAGTAGAGCAACAGAAAATTGGTGAATTCTTCAATAAACTCGACCAACAAATTGAGGTACAATGCAAAAAAATTGGACTTTTAAAACAACGTAAACACGGCTTACTCCAAAAGATGTTTGTGTAA
- a CDS encoding diacylglycerol kinase, which produces MRKRARIIYNPTSGKEVFKRALPDVLIKMEQAGYETSAYATQKVGDATEEAARAIEAQYDLLIVAGGDGTLNEVVNGIAEKPNRPKLGLIPMGTVNDFGRALHLPTDIFEALDVILDGKTVQVDIGKMNSRYFINLAGGGKITEVSYEAPSKLKSIVGPFAYYIKGFEMLPQMHAVDVRIEFDSQVFEGEIMLFLLGLTNSMAGFEKLVPDAKLDDGMFTLLIVEKANIAELGHIMTLASRGEHIKHPKVHYHKAQSVNISSFSDMPLNVDGEYGGQLPANFLNLVRHIEVFSPAQEDNALLIDAPTQSE; this is translated from the coding sequence ATGAGAAAACGTGCGAGAATAATCTATAATCCTACGTCGGGTAAGGAAGTGTTTAAACGTGCATTACCTGATGTACTAATCAAAATGGAACAAGCTGGTTATGAGACGAGTGCCTATGCGACCCAAAAAGTTGGCGATGCGACAGAAGAAGCGGCGCGTGCAATTGAAGCTCAATACGATTTGTTAATTGTAGCTGGTGGGGACGGGACATTGAATGAAGTCGTGAATGGCATTGCTGAAAAACCGAATCGTCCTAAGTTAGGTTTAATACCTATGGGGACTGTGAATGATTTTGGTAGAGCACTTCATCTCCCAACTGATATTTTTGAAGCCCTGGATGTCATTTTAGATGGCAAAACAGTCCAGGTTGATATTGGTAAAATGAATAGTCGTTATTTTATTAACTTGGCTGGCGGTGGTAAAATTACTGAAGTTTCGTATGAAGCACCGAGCAAGTTAAAATCAATTGTCGGACCTTTTGCCTACTATATTAAAGGTTTTGAAATGTTGCCACAAATGCATGCGGTCGATGTGCGTATTGAGTTTGATTCGCAAGTCTTTGAAGGTGAAATCATGTTGTTCTTACTCGGATTAACCAATTCAATGGCTGGTTTTGAGAAATTAGTACCGGATGCGAAATTGGATGACGGTATGTTTACGCTTCTAATTGTTGAAAAGGCAAATATTGCAGAATTGGGGCACATTATGACGCTTGCCTCACGTGGTGAACATATTAAGCATCCGAAAGTGCATTATCATAAAGCGCAATCGGTGAATATTTCATCGTTTAGTGATATGCCTTTAAATGTAGATGGCGAGTACGGCGGGCAGTTACCAGCCAACTTTTTAAATTTAGTCCGTCATATTGAAGTTTTTTCTCCGGCACAAGAAGATAATGCGTTATTAATTGATGCGCCTACACAATCTGAGTAA